TTGTAACTGCTGCAGAACACATGAACACAATATTTGGATTCTTTTAATGATTTCTAAAATCTGTCCAACTTGCTAACATTAGACCCTTAATTGTACTGTTTATgaagttaggggtaaaattgctcttgaccgaCATGATAGGTTTCCCCTATCCATTTTTGGTTTCGGTCGGGGTTATTCTTTTGAGGTTACTTTAATAATTGTTTCACAAAATACAGGTGCCAGGACTTATGAAGATAAGGTATATTGGACAAACAACACTAGGCAGTGCTGCAATATTTGGTCTTTTCTTGGGTGCTGGGAGCTTGATACATTGTGGAAAGTCATATTGAGCAGTAACATTTCGTGCATTTTCCAATTTAGTTTGACAAGTACAGGTTTGGATTTGCTAGTTTCTTCAGAAAGAAAAACTTTCATATGTTTGTCACCTCAAAAACATCTGAATGATAATTAGCTTTTTACCCTTTGTTAAATTTTGCTTTTATGTTTGGTTTTTCTGCAACTTTATGATTTAGTGAGATGATTTTCAATTCATTTTCTTCTCGGCTTAACTGCACTATTGGTCattatactaaattttcatggttgttttaaaatggtcactcaacttcaa
The sequence above is drawn from the Euphorbia lathyris chromosome 6, ddEupLath1.1, whole genome shotgun sequence genome and encodes:
- the LOC136234181 gene encoding uncharacterized protein yields the protein MARDSCLARVTAGVAVGGAVGGAVGAVYGTYEAIRYKVPGLMKIRYIGQTTLGSAAIFGLFLGAGSLIHCGKSY